In Zingiber officinale cultivar Zhangliang chromosome 3A, Zo_v1.1, whole genome shotgun sequence, the DNA window GTGTTTAAATCATGCGTTCTTTCAGTTAGTTGGTCCAAGTCCGGATAAAATAGAAGGAttacattagattataagtccgAGTTAAAACATTGTTGAACAGAAATCCTCTTCACAAAATACAAAAAATCTACTATATTCCAAAAAACAATGATTGCAATTAAACCCTAATTCGATAACACTCCAACCAAAAAAAAGGGGGCTCTACCTAGCCATCACGCCCCCACAGTGATTCGTATTGCACCAAAGTTTGCTCCAAATGCAAAGTAATTCTTTACAGTTGACTCATACACTCAATGAATAATTTCCCTTcacaagtaaaaaataaaaaagtaggtTATTTTTGTTTCAAAGGACGCTTGTGGAATTACCAAAAGATGCATACACTTAACTTTTAGATTTTCTGAATAACGTATTTGCTTTCCATTTTATACACTTaacttttagattttttaaataacgAATTTGTTTTCCATTTTACTCTCTAGCCAACCATTATAGTGTTGTATTCCAAGGACAGTATTACTGTGATACTATATTTCAAAGAATAATATCTTTGTAGTACTATATTTAAAAACTCAACATCACTATAGAACTTATTACATTTAAAAAATCAACACCACTATTGATTTTTAAAACACAACATTACAATGGAGTTTATTTTAAGATTTATATAATATCAaagtgattttatttttaaaatgtagTATCATAGTGGTATTGAAAATTAGCACCATAATGATGCTGATTTTTAAATTATAGTAATAGAGTGGTGTTGTTTTAGCACCAAAGTGTTCTTTTTGAATGTAGCATCATAATGATTGATGAGAgggataaaatgaaaaaaaaaatagcaagtACATCCTTTAGAAAATCTAAAAGTTAAATATGTGTTTTGAGAATTCTACAACTTCAATTGCGTCCTTTGAtccattattattttcttttaataattcagATATATAAGTTTTACTAGATTAATCGTGGAGCTTAATAAACTTCTTAATTCAGAGCATAGCTTATACATAATTAGATGTCGACATTTAGAATATTCAATTCTAATTctgatctccttatcttcttatTTATTCTCTCTCACTGTATGGCATGTTTAATGTTTGACAGTGTAGAAATGAGTGAATAATTTAGTAAGCAATTTAATAATTCTGATGAAAAAACCATCCACCATTTTCAAAAGATAGGAAAGCCAGCAAGACATCACAATCCAACCTTCTCACTTGGTCCTTCAtctaccttcttctcctccttccttctACCTCaactcttccttcttccttctttgtgCTTGTCTCACCTTTTCATGCATGGATGCCAGCCAGTGGCCTCAGGTACCAGACCTCGatgaactattttttttttttccttttttttgttggTTTTTTTTTCCCTATAAATTTATCTGAGTTCTGAGATCTGTCAGTTTTTAATCGCCCCCTCACTTTATTTTTTCCCCCACCTTTTTTCTTCTTATCCTTTTCATTTAATCGCATGGGATAAAGCAGCAGTACTGTCTAAAGGTGTTGTCGCTTTGTTCTTGTAGTTCATGGTTTTTCGGTCGGATGATTTTCACTTCATTCTCCTTTCCTCTTTCTGCTTTCTTGAGTATGCTCTTGATCTTTATATTTAGAGACTTGTGAATGGAATTTTTGTTCATATGGAGACATACTGTTGGTGTAACTTCCGGTGCTGTCCAGGGCATGGGACTGCAAGTGAAGCCCATGATCATGGGGGATGATCAGTTTGCCTCCTTGGCCGCAAAGCCTCGGGTGGTCGAGAGGGAGATGAGAGAGCCGCAGAGGCCAAAGGCGCGGCCGAGCAAGGAGCAGCAGACCCTCCACTGCCCTCGGTGCAAGTCGACCAACACCAAATTCTGCTACTACAACAACTACAGCCTCGCCCAGCCAAGGTAGCATTTAAATCTCCTCTTCCTCTAACGAATTGATCTTCTGGTAGATTGAGATGTCTAATCACTTGAAATAACAAATCCATATGTACAAACTGTGCTATGAAGTTATTCAATATACAAACAACGAGGAAGAATAGATAGTTTAGGATAAGAGTTGGGCGAAGTATTATACATATCAATTAAGAGATTATTTTCGAGATTCCAATTTGTAACCTCTAAGTCAGTCAATTTTACCGTTATACCCAAGCTCTTTTTAAGAAATTGATCAGAAatataaacttaaatattttagttaTTATTTAGGAAATTGATCATGCTTTCCCTCTTTTATGTTCATTAATCTAGATGAGAATCTAGCTAGATTACATttatatcttcttcttcttctctgataGATACTTCTGCAAGACCTGCAAGAGGTACTGGACCGAGGGCGGGTCGCTGAGAAACGTCCCAGTGGGCGGCGGCTCAAGAAAAAACAAGAACAAGACCGTCACCGCCACGGGCGCTGCTGCGGCCGCCACCACCACCAGCAGCTCCAAGGCCATTTGGCAAGAAAGCAGCAGCAATAACTCTTACAATCTCTCCGCCATGGACTTGCTCAAGAGCAGTACGGCTGTGCCGGTGCCATTGCCTGACTACGCCGGCACAGGATTTGGAGGACTCATGCAAGAGTTCATGTTTCCTCTGGAAGAGCAGAACAAGGGACAAAGTGGTGATCCTGCAAATGGATACTGGAGCGGAATGCTCATGGGAGGAGGCTCATGGTAGAGAGGATCGATTAACTCTAGTAGAGCTGGCTCACTCTCATCCTTCAGCTTAACTACTTCAATTTAGCATTGGCTGGCTTCAAGAGATTGTCTGATTAATAAAGCAATTCAATGAAGGGGGTGATTGTGTTGTGATTGACAGCCATTAGAGGAGGAGCCCTTTTTACATGCTCCAATTATATATGCATGTCTGCATTGTTGATCTTCAGATTTGATATAGATATGCATGTTTGTATTGTAATGAATGATTGAATTGTTATGCACTGAATATAATGCTGGCTATATAGCTCTTTTCCTATTCTTCTCATTAGGAAAGTCCTCTCTCACCTACTCAGTAAGATTTTTCTAACCATGAAAGTAGGTAGGAGAGGAATAGATGACCTGAGATTTATAATATTGTAGATTCTTTCTCATCATTTGTCCACAGGGCGTAGTATAAATGATGGACGTATGAAATTTTTAGGGTCGAATGTCAAGAACAAATAGTTGAGAATATTAACTCC includes these proteins:
- the LOC122052238 gene encoding dof zinc finger protein 2-like isoform X2, yielding MDASQWPQGMGLQVKPMIMGDDQFASLAAKPRVVEREMREPQRPKARPSKEQQTLHCPRCKSTNTKFCYYNNYSLAQPRYFCKTCKRYWTEGGSLRNVPVGGGSRKNKNKTVTATGAAAAATTTSSSKAIWQESSSNNSYNLSAMDLLKSSTAVPVPLPDYAGTGFGGLMQEFMFPLEEQNKGQSGDPANGYWSGMLMGGGSW
- the LOC122052238 gene encoding dof zinc finger protein 1-like isoform X1, whose translation is MEFLFIWRHTVGVTSGAVQGMGLQVKPMIMGDDQFASLAAKPRVVEREMREPQRPKARPSKEQQTLHCPRCKSTNTKFCYYNNYSLAQPRYFCKTCKRYWTEGGSLRNVPVGGGSRKNKNKTVTATGAAAAATTTSSSKAIWQESSSNNSYNLSAMDLLKSSTAVPVPLPDYAGTGFGGLMQEFMFPLEEQNKGQSGDPANGYWSGMLMGGGSW
- the LOC122052238 gene encoding dof zinc finger protein PBF-like isoform X3, with protein sequence MGLQVKPMIMGDDQFASLAAKPRVVEREMREPQRPKARPSKEQQTLHCPRCKSTNTKFCYYNNYSLAQPRYFCKTCKRYWTEGGSLRNVPVGGGSRKNKNKTVTATGAAAAATTTSSSKAIWQESSSNNSYNLSAMDLLKSSTAVPVPLPDYAGTGFGGLMQEFMFPLEEQNKGQSGDPANGYWSGMLMGGGSW